In the genome of Nakaseomyces glabratus chromosome K, complete sequence, the window aatatttcaaCAACTTGCATTTCGGAAATTCTCTCGTTATTTAAATTAGTACTTTGTAATTCTCAATAATTGTACAATAAATATGCAAAGcaccaatttcaaagatattgtATATAATGTATTTATTGTCTGTAGTGGCCATTACATCTTTGTTCATCCTAAGTTACCCATAGTGGTTCGAAGTTGTTTTCGGATTTCAAGAGAAActgcgatgcgatgagcttgaaaAAGTGAAAAGTTGTTATTAAATTAAACAGTATTTGTACAAAGGCTTTTGCAAGTAATTCACGCTGGTTATAGATAGCAGGTCTTTGAACGGTTGTTAATTGTGGtgcttttcttcttagaTTGGATAGTGTTTCAGCGATTTTGTATTGGAGTCTTCAGATTTTGTTATGGAGCTGGATACAGTAAGGTCTCTGCTGGAAGACATTGAAGTGATTGAAGATGCCATCTCTTCTAGATTTCAGAGAAATCCAGAGTTATATTACGACTATAGAATTCATCTAGAGGGTATTAGAGACGATATACCGAAGCTGGGATTGGATGACGACAGGATGGTTAATAAGATATACAAAGCTAGGAAGCACAAGAGGAcattgaaacaaaagagAACCCAACAGTATGAGATAAACACCTTCCTAGACGATatattcaagaagaataagtatattttgaaaGTCAGAAATCAGTTAAAAAGTGATGGGTTGAAGTATAAGGACTCTGAGTGCAAATTTGAACTGTTAAAGAAATTGCTAGGTGATGAACCAACTGAAGACGAAGACGAAGACGACTCTATCTCCAAAAGTAATTCTAGCAGATTActtgatattgatgaaaccATTAATAGGTATAATATGAATCTAGGTAATGGTAAGTTGGTCTCTGAGAGATGTTCTTTGCTTGATATCAATACAATTTTCCAGAAGGATGAGCAAGATGGATTTATTATAGATTTTGAACCGCTATACAGAAGATGGCTGAATATTGTCAAGGATGGTACCCTCACATATCCGAAATTTATATCTAACTTGGagaaatttattgatgacaagaaatatttattggATCCCGTTATGGACCGCAAGACAAAGGGTTACTGTGAGTTTGTGGTAGAGGCCTGTGACTTTGTTGAGACGCAATacttcaaaagaaatattttgttaaatGAGGAGCAAATAAAGGGTAAATTGCATCGTGATTTTGAAAACCATGTTACGAAAGCAATTATTACAGAGTCAGGTATCTATTACTGCCTCTATTGTGATAAGATGTTCAATAGCGCACATATATATGATAGCCACCGGACGGGCAAAGCTCACTCAAAAAGTGTGAGCAACTACCACGATTCTTTCAGAGCTGAGTTCAAGTTGCATGTATACGTGTCTTGTATGCGAGAGGAGTTTGAAAACACAAAAGAGTATGTAGACAGAAAGATGGCGTTCACTAACAAGGAGAGACTGGAAGAAATGGAGAAACTAACACAAGAGTACCATAGGCCCGTCTATGACCCTACCGAAAAGGAAGGTGATGTAGAGGAAGACAATAGCAAATCCAAAACAAAGGATGAACTCAAAGAAATGCTGGGGCTTGGTGAAGACATGCCACTTGGACCAGATGGATTGCCTATTCCATACTGGCTATACAAACTACAAGGCCTGGACGTGGGCCAAGAGTGTGAGATATGTGGAAACCAGGTGTACAAGGGCCACAAGAACTTCGACAAGCACTTTAGCGGGCCAACACACACCTACCACCTCAAGTGCCTCGGTATAGAGCCGTCCAGTGCCTTCCAAGGTATCACGAAGATCAAAGAAGCCCAGGCCCTTTGGAAACAAATGCAGCGCAACACTACACAAGAGCTAGCCGAAGAAGTCGAAGACAAAGAAGGCAACGTCATGAGCAAAGATATATACGAAGAACTAAAGAAACAAGGCCTGGTGTGACCCAAAAGTGTATAGTAACTCAGCTTTGTAATATTGCTACTCTCTCTATCTCACTACTCTATTAGCATTCATATCATATATCACAAATAACGACATACTTTTCCTCGAGGGACAAATTTGGCCGGGAAGCCTGTTGGCAATCCCCTATAAGAAGACAGCAAAAGCTATAAGGCTGAGGTAGTTGTTGCATCAGAGTGGAGTTAACCTGTATTTAGCGGCTACTCAAACGCATAGAAAACACTCTAGATTGAAGGAATAATGGATCCACACAACCCAATTGGTATGTTACTTTACTTCTGTGGCTTTTTGGGTGCTTTCCTGCTGCTGGGATCGGCTCTTTGGGCTAGCTGATAATTAGATGGCAGGGTATACCATAATGCGGagcttttgttttttaCTTTAATATTCCTATTATGTGACTCTAGCCTTATTCAATTGCCGAATTTTGATTTACTAACAAGTTGTGAATTATTGGTTTCTCTTATGCAGAATTGAAATATGCAGACCACTTTGGCCCTCTTTTACATTACTAGATAAAGGCATTGGTCAATATTTGCATAGCGTTTCAGTGTTATGAACGGGGAAACCGAATAAACCATACTACTAAATAGTTCTGGACCAAGGTACTGGTTTTGTTAAGATTGGTAGAGCTGGGGAGAATTTCCCAGACTACACATTCCCCTCCATTGTGGGTCGTCCTATCCTGAGAGCGGAAGAGCGTGCTACAATTAACAAGCCATTGAAGGACATAATGATTGGTGACGAGGCCAGCGATGTGCGTTCCTATCTGCAAATCTCTTACCCTATGGAAAATGGTATTATTAAGAATTGGACTGACATGGAATTATTATGGGATTATGCCTTCTTCAACCAAATGCAACTTCCAACAACTTCAGGAGGTAAGATCTTGCttacagaaccaccaaTGAATCCA includes:
- the PRP9 gene encoding SF3a splicing factor complex subunit PRP9 (CAGL0K01573g~Ortholog(s) have RNA binding activity, role in mRNA 5'-splice site recognition and U2-type prespliceosome localization), whose product is MELDTVRSLLEDIEVIEDAISSRFQRNPELYYDYRIHLEGIRDDIPKLGLDDDRMVNKIYKARKHKRTLKQKRTQQYEINTFLDDIFKKNKYILKVRNQLKSDGLKYKDSECKFELLKKLLGDEPTEDEDEDDSISKSNSSRLLDIDETINRYNMNLGNGKLVSERCSLLDINTIFQKDEQDGFIIDFEPLYRRWLNIVKDGTLTYPKFISNLEKFIDDKKYLLDPVMDRKTKGYCEFVVEACDFVETQYFKRNILLNEEQIKGKLHRDFENHVTKAIITESGIYYCLYCDKMFNSAHIYDSHRTGKAHSKSVSNYHDSFRAEFKLHVYVSCMREEFENTKEYVDRKMAFTNKERLEEMEKLTQEYHRPVYDPTEKEGDVEEDNSKSKTKDELKEMLGLGEDMPLGPDGLPIPYWLYKLQGLDVGQECEICGNQVYKGHKNFDKHFSGPTHTYHLKCLGIEPSSAFQGITKIKEAQALWKQMQRNTTQELAEEVEDKEGNVMSKDIYEELKKQGLV